From the genome of Maridesulfovibrio ferrireducens, one region includes:
- a CDS encoding TRAP transporter large permease codes for MEPITIGFVGIVCLLLVILTLRIPVGFAMGIIGFIGFAKVLNLKAAYGMLGTEVWNVFSSYGLTVIPLFILMGQICFYSGVNKRLYKSAYAWMGHIRGGIAMATVLACAGFAAICGSNTATAATMSTVALPEMKKFRYNPILSTGSVAAGATLGVVIPPSVVLIIIGLQTGESIGRLFLGGVIPGILLCGLFLVTVFCMCVRHPDWGPSGPEVSFKEKMMSLPGSIEMVILFMLVMGGLFAGWFTPTEAGAAGAAFALLISIVSRQMTFKRFVAAVSDTLKVSCMIMVVIVGAIIFGRFLAITRLPFEAADMVAGLPIPPTLIILLICVIYVIGGMVMDALALLLITIPIFFPMVIAMGYDPIWFGVLITLVTTMGAITPPVGVTTFIVASMAEDVSIDRVFLGVSYFMIAYVVLIALLLAAPEIVTFLPRLMG; via the coding sequence ATGGAACCAATAACTATAGGCTTCGTCGGCATTGTCTGTTTGCTGCTGGTAATTCTTACTTTACGAATTCCCGTGGGCTTTGCCATGGGGATCATAGGTTTTATCGGGTTCGCAAAAGTTCTTAATCTTAAAGCCGCATATGGTATGCTCGGCACTGAAGTATGGAATGTTTTTTCATCATACGGACTGACAGTAATCCCGCTTTTCATTCTTATGGGGCAGATTTGTTTCTACTCAGGAGTTAATAAGCGGCTTTATAAATCAGCTTATGCGTGGATGGGACATATTCGTGGCGGGATAGCGATGGCTACCGTCCTTGCCTGCGCCGGTTTTGCAGCGATTTGCGGTTCCAATACTGCTACTGCCGCGACCATGAGTACTGTTGCTTTGCCGGAAATGAAGAAATTTCGATATAATCCCATCCTTAGTACCGGTTCCGTTGCCGCCGGAGCAACACTTGGCGTAGTCATTCCTCCCAGTGTGGTTCTGATTATTATCGGCCTCCAAACCGGAGAATCTATAGGGCGCCTTTTTCTCGGCGGAGTAATTCCCGGTATTCTTTTATGCGGCTTGTTTTTGGTGACGGTTTTCTGCATGTGCGTGCGGCATCCTGACTGGGGTCCTTCTGGACCGGAAGTCAGCTTCAAAGAAAAGATGATGTCACTGCCCGGTTCTATCGAGATGGTGATTCTTTTTATGCTGGTTATGGGGGGATTGTTTGCAGGCTGGTTTACTCCTACAGAGGCCGGTGCTGCCGGTGCTGCTTTTGCTCTACTTATAAGTATAGTTTCACGGCAGATGACTTTTAAACGTTTTGTTGCCGCTGTTTCTGATACTTTAAAAGTGTCCTGCATGATTATGGTCGTTATTGTCGGTGCTATTATTTTCGGACGTTTTCTTGCTATAACAAGGCTTCCTTTTGAAGCTGCGGACATGGTCGCAGGATTACCGATTCCTCCGACATTAATTATTTTGTTGATATGCGTGATCTATGTAATCGGTGGAATGGTCATGGACGCGCTTGCTCTTTTGCTGATTACTATTCCGATTTTCTTTCCTATGGTTATAGCCATGGGATATGATCCTATTTGGTTCGGTGTGTTGATTACTCTTGTCACTACCATGGGTGCTATTACGCCGCCTGTGGGGGTTACAACGTTCATCGTAGCCTCAATGGCGGAGGATGTCTCCATCGACAGGGTTTTTCTCGGGGTAAGCTATTTCATGATCGCATATGTTGTGCTGATTGCATTGCTTCTAGCCGCACCGGAAATAGTAACATTTTTACCCAGATTAATGGGTTAG
- a CDS encoding 4Fe-4S dicluster domain-containing protein — protein sequence MLKMTPTVLKNLFSKSSTRMYPFEIREPFPLYRGELFNDIDNCIFCKKCEIKCPSQCITVTKDKESGTGTWTCDPFACVYCGICVDVCPTQSLRMEPNHRKPSASRDMIEMVGKIKMPKKKKAAPKKAE from the coding sequence ATGCTTAAGATGACTCCAACGGTACTGAAGAACCTCTTCTCGAAAAGTTCTACAAGAATGTACCCCTTCGAAATTCGTGAACCTTTTCCTCTCTACAGAGGCGAATTGTTCAACGACATCGATAATTGTATCTTCTGTAAAAAATGTGAAATTAAATGCCCTTCACAGTGCATTACCGTCACAAAAGACAAAGAAAGCGGAACAGGAACTTGGACATGCGACCCATTTGCCTGCGTATATTGCGGCATTTGCGTTGATGTTTGCCCTACCCAAAGTCTGCGCATGGAACCTAATCATCGCAAACCTTCCGCTAGCCGCGATATGATTGAGATGGTTGGTAAAATAAAAATGCCTAAAAAGAAAAAAGCAGCACCCAAAAAAGCTGAGTAG
- a CDS encoding TRAP transporter small permease, with product MINKLEKISILFCRILAWIAGTALTAMVVLACANMVFRATWVPVKGTFELMGFLGAVAAGFSLAFSQLYKSHIAVGLFFNKFPKPMQIFLDALSGGASCVFFALCAREAAKWGMFLYDLGEVSETLGIEFYPFVFFVAFGCVMMSWVLLLDLVRTLSGKEPLKLV from the coding sequence ATGATCAATAAATTGGAAAAAATATCTATCCTTTTCTGCCGCATTTTAGCATGGATTGCAGGCACAGCCCTTACAGCAATGGTCGTGCTCGCCTGTGCTAATATGGTTTTTCGTGCAACTTGGGTTCCGGTGAAAGGAACTTTTGAACTTATGGGTTTTCTAGGGGCCGTAGCCGCGGGTTTTTCACTGGCTTTTTCTCAATTATACAAAAGTCACATCGCAGTCGGCTTGTTTTTTAATAAATTTCCGAAACCCATGCAGATTTTTCTGGACGCTCTGAGCGGGGGAGCTTCTTGTGTTTTCTTTGCACTTTGTGCAAGGGAGGCCGCGAAGTGGGGGATGTTTTTATATGATCTGGGTGAAGTTTCTGAAACACTCGGAATTGAATTTTACCCCTTTGTTTTCTTCGTAGCTTTCGGATGCGTGATGATGTCTTGGGTCTTATTGCTGGATCTTGTCAGAACTCTTTCCGGAAAAGAACCTCTTAAGCTCGTTTAA
- a CDS encoding RluA family pseudouridine synthase, producing the protein MPAEFVTVTSAEAGQKLVRFLERRVDGEVPRSAVMRWIRKGNVRVDKGRCKPFDLVKEGQIVRIPPYRADEPAEKVSREPLEIIYEDENYLAINKPAGLPSQGGTGHDDSVVDRLLSMYADFPFKPAPAHRLDRDTSGVLLAGKSHHGQRALSDMFASGEGGKYYLALVRGDWISEGAGDDGWVEMHDLLEKKEENGNEKMVTGSGKEAHASVLSLGKLENQTLLLIKLHTGRTHQIRVQLSSRGFPIIGDSKYGGGNGAMKLHCWRIETPWFTAQCSPHWDDVFLRQEHINLAENSLF; encoded by the coding sequence ATGCCAGCAGAGTTTGTCACAGTTACCAGCGCTGAAGCTGGTCAAAAGCTTGTTCGATTTCTTGAACGAAGAGTGGATGGAGAGGTTCCGCGTTCCGCTGTTATGCGTTGGATTCGCAAGGGGAACGTGCGCGTTGATAAAGGACGTTGTAAGCCTTTTGATCTGGTTAAAGAGGGGCAGATAGTGCGAATACCTCCATATCGGGCTGATGAGCCTGCTGAAAAGGTTTCACGTGAACCGCTCGAAATAATTTATGAAGACGAGAACTATTTAGCCATTAATAAACCAGCCGGATTGCCTTCACAGGGCGGAACAGGACATGATGACAGTGTCGTTGACCGTCTTTTATCTATGTATGCAGATTTTCCGTTTAAACCAGCCCCGGCACATCGGCTTGACCGTGATACTTCCGGTGTTCTGTTAGCCGGCAAAAGTCATCATGGGCAGAGAGCCCTTTCCGATATGTTCGCGAGCGGAGAAGGGGGAAAGTATTATCTCGCCCTTGTCAGGGGGGATTGGATTTCAGAAGGAGCCGGTGATGACGGTTGGGTTGAGATGCACGATCTTCTTGAAAAGAAAGAAGAGAATGGGAATGAAAAGATGGTAACAGGTTCCGGTAAAGAAGCGCATGCATCTGTTTTAAGTTTGGGAAAATTGGAAAATCAAACTCTTCTCTTGATCAAATTACATACTGGCAGAACTCATCAGATACGTGTTCAGCTTTCATCGCGCGGTTTTCCGATTATCGGTGATTCAAAATACGGCGGTGGCAATGGTGCTATGAAATTACATTGCTGGAGGATTGAGACTCCTTGGTTTACTGCGCAATGTTCGCCGCATTGGGATGATGTCTTTTTGCGGCAGGAGCATATTAATTTGGCAGAAAATTCTTTGTTCTGA